One region of Marivirga arenosa genomic DNA includes:
- the paaN gene encoding phenylacetic acid degradation protein PaaN, translated as MSLYEKHKDTLKKAIDAVHERSFYAQYPEHPSPKIYGETADKDGQEKFKASLDKKFEDLLQTDPEAWVGQEESPYLGKPLGILYPSFSSETLIDKANKAWTQWRNTSIDDRAAILVESLDRFKDRFFENAYATMHTTGQGYMMAFQASGPHAADRAMEAIAFGYDELKRFPESKFWDKPMGKFNVQLNKSWKPMPKGISLVIGCSTFPTWNSVPGLYASLMTGNPCIVKPHPGAILPMAIVVSEIQKVLKENGIDPNVCQLAPDTYDKMITKDLAEHKEIKLIDYTGSSAFGSYLEGLDNKIVFTEKTGVNSVIIDSAKNIDKVAQNLAFSVCLYSGQMCTCPQNFFIPEGGIDTPDGNVSFDEFAQKLVDNINGLVDNPKAGPFVLGAIQNPKTVGHTEEAKKMGGKVWLESRSIENPMFEKARTATPIIIEMDAKDEDKFTQELFGPVVLLIKTKDTNQSVELASSLAANHGAISCAAYTTDENTKNLIMDKMGMAATSVSFNLTGAIHVNQNAGFSDFHVTGGNPSGNASLTNPEYVIKRFTWVGFREPAES; from the coding sequence ATGAGTTTATACGAAAAGCATAAAGACACTTTAAAAAAGGCAATTGATGCTGTTCACGAACGATCTTTTTATGCTCAATACCCAGAGCATCCATCACCAAAGATTTACGGTGAAACTGCAGATAAAGATGGTCAGGAAAAGTTTAAAGCGAGTTTAGATAAGAAATTTGAGGACTTATTGCAAACAGATCCTGAAGCATGGGTTGGCCAAGAAGAATCTCCTTATTTAGGTAAACCATTAGGAATATTATATCCTTCTTTTAGTTCAGAAACATTAATTGATAAAGCAAATAAAGCCTGGACGCAATGGAGAAATACTTCAATTGATGATAGAGCTGCAATTTTAGTAGAAAGCTTAGATCGATTTAAGGACAGATTTTTTGAAAATGCATATGCGACCATGCACACAACTGGGCAAGGATATATGATGGCATTTCAAGCCTCTGGACCTCATGCAGCGGATAGAGCTATGGAAGCTATAGCTTTTGGTTATGACGAACTAAAAAGATTCCCTGAAAGTAAATTCTGGGATAAGCCAATGGGTAAATTCAATGTGCAACTCAATAAAAGCTGGAAACCAATGCCAAAAGGTATCAGCTTAGTAATTGGTTGTAGCACCTTCCCTACTTGGAATTCAGTTCCCGGTCTTTACGCTTCACTAATGACTGGTAATCCTTGTATTGTAAAACCACATCCGGGTGCAATTTTACCAATGGCTATTGTAGTATCCGAAATTCAAAAAGTATTAAAGGAAAATGGAATTGACCCTAATGTTTGCCAGCTAGCTCCTGATACTTATGATAAGATGATCACTAAAGATTTAGCTGAACACAAAGAAATTAAGCTAATCGATTATACAGGTAGCTCTGCATTTGGTAGCTATTTGGAAGGTTTAGATAATAAAATTGTATTCACTGAAAAAACTGGAGTTAACTCAGTAATCATAGACTCTGCAAAAAACATTGATAAAGTAGCTCAAAACTTAGCTTTCTCTGTTTGTTTATATTCTGGTCAAATGTGTACTTGCCCTCAGAATTTCTTCATCCCGGAAGGAGGAATTGATACACCCGATGGAAATGTAAGTTTCGATGAATTTGCTCAAAAGCTTGTTGATAACATCAACGGATTGGTTGACAATCCTAAAGCTGGGCCATTTGTTCTAGGAGCTATTCAAAACCCTAAAACGGTAGGACATACTGAAGAAGCAAAGAAAATGGGCGGAAAAGTTTGGCTTGAAAGCAGATCAATTGAAAACCCAATGTTTGAAAAAGCTAGAACTGCAACTCCTATTATTATTGAAATGGATGCCAAAGATGAAGATAAATTCACTCAAGAGCTATTCGGGCCAGTTGTATTATTGATTAAAACTAAAGATACTAATCAATCTGTAGAATTAGCTTCATCATTGGCTGCAAATCATGGTGCAATTTCATGTGCTGCTTATACAACAGATGAAAATACGAAGAATTTAATCATGGATAAAATGGGTATGGCAGCAACTTCAGTTAGCTTTAACTTAACTGGTGCTATACATGTGAATCAAAATGCAGGATTCTCTGATTTCCACGTAACGGGAGGTAATCCTTCTGGAAATGCTTCATTAACCAACCCAGAATATGTAATAAAAAGATTTACATGGGTAGGATTTAGAGAGCCAGCTGAATCGTAA
- a CDS encoding mechanosensitive ion channel family protein, whose amino-acid sequence MQEGKLNSVGKEIKEPLEVIANKFTVWFDTFVDMIPNMLLSVILFILFVVVSKLSRKVFIKIFQKSSDNKALENLFATIIYYSMMGIGIFIILDILNLDKAVTSLLAGVGVVGLALGFAFQDIAANFVSGVILAFRKPFLVGDIIKVGGYMGEVTRTNLRVSVIETFQGQEVYIPNKDVLSNPIENFSVLGTRRIDLAVGVSYGDDLKTVKSLVLETLNNLDYVVRKEDMIFTYTGYGDSSINFDIKFWIKYPTEPSFLEMRSNAIIAIKEAFDQNDITIPFPIRTLDFGIKGGEKLSEMNIGPNNSLGSK is encoded by the coding sequence ATGCAAGAGGGAAAACTTAATTCAGTAGGAAAGGAAATTAAAGAACCATTAGAAGTAATCGCAAATAAATTTACAGTATGGTTTGATACTTTCGTGGATATGATTCCTAATATGTTGCTTTCCGTGATTCTTTTCATCCTTTTTGTGGTTGTATCGAAATTAAGTAGAAAGGTATTTATTAAGATATTCCAGAAATCTTCTGACAATAAAGCTTTAGAAAATCTATTCGCTACTATCATTTACTATTCGATGATGGGGATAGGGATTTTCATCATTCTAGATATTCTTAATTTAGATAAAGCTGTGACCTCCCTCTTAGCTGGGGTGGGAGTAGTAGGTTTAGCCCTTGGGTTTGCTTTTCAAGATATAGCAGCCAATTTCGTTTCAGGTGTGATTTTAGCATTTAGGAAGCCTTTTTTAGTGGGTGATATTATTAAGGTTGGAGGTTATATGGGAGAAGTGACTAGAACTAACTTGAGAGTATCCGTTATTGAGACTTTTCAAGGTCAAGAAGTGTATATTCCTAATAAAGATGTGTTATCTAACCCTATCGAAAATTTTTCTGTTTTAGGAACTAGAAGAATTGATTTAGCTGTAGGAGTTTCCTATGGTGATGATTTAAAGACAGTAAAGTCATTAGTTTTAGAAACTCTTAATAATCTTGATTATGTAGTTAGAAAAGAGGATATGATTTTCACCTACACGGGTTATGGGGATAGCTCTATTAATTTTGATATTAAGTTCTGGATTAAATATCCAACAGAACCGAGCTTTTTGGAAATGAGGTCAAATGCAATAATTGCTATAAAAGAAGCATTCGATCAAAATGATATTACCATTCCATTCCCAATCAGAACTTTGGATTTTGGAATAAAAGGAGGAGAAAAACTTTCCGAAATGAACATTGGTCCTAATAATAGCCTGGGTTCTAAATAA